The Vigna angularis cultivar LongXiaoDou No.4 chromosome 6, ASM1680809v1, whole genome shotgun sequence genome contains the following window.
GCTATTGGGCTAGTCACTTTCCCCATAAGTGGTGAGAGATTGCTTAAGAACTGTTCTATTTGCTGTGATGACAAGCCAGTGCTAATTATGATTACCCTGAAATGTTCGCACACATTCTGTTCACATTGCTTGAGGGCCTATGCCGATGGTAAAGTACAATCATCTCAAGTTCCTATAAAATGCCCTCAACCAGGGTGCAAGTATTGCATCTCTGCAACTGAGTGCAGGTCTTTTCTTCCATTCACCTCATTTGAATCACTGGAGAAAGCTGTTTCCCAAGCCAATATTGACAATTCAGATAGAATTTATTGCCCATTTCCAAATTGTTCTGTTCTCCTTGATTCTCATGAATGTTTATCAGCTAGGACAAGTTCATCAAGTCAGTCTGACAATTCTTGTATCGAGTGTCCTGTTTGTAAGAGGTTCATCTGCGTGGACTGTAAGGTTCCTTGGCATTCTTCTATGAATTGTGTAGAATTCCAGAATCTGCCAGAGGACGAGAGGGATGCTTCTGACATATCCTTGCACCGTCTTGCTCAAAATAAGAGGTGGAAGCGTTGTCAACAATGTCGTACAGTGATTGAACTTACTCAAGGCTGTTACCACATGACATGCTGGTAAGATACAAAACTGTTGGTTATTTATATTGCAAACCTGAATTCTGCTTAGATGTATGCTGTCAAACTAGTATATTGAAAGTAGAGCAATATATTATAGAAATTTACATGTTAAGAAGTGAGAGAGGGATCTGCCTATTTAAAACAGTGTTGTATGCAAGTTCTGTTTCCTTGTTTGTCTATGGTGTctcatttcatttttatgatTATGCATGAGGAAGTTCTGTGCACTAGAAAGGTAAAATGTAACTGTATGTAATCTCTAGGCCTTAGTTAATTTTCAGATTGAGTGTTAGAACATTTGAAATCTGAATGTATTGTAACTTTGAACTAAATAAAGACTGACAATTATTAAGTGATCATTTTTAGGCtcaggagagagagagagagattggtTGATAGTGTGATCCTGCTAAATGATAGTAGGTCCGAGCTTAACGGAgataaagtaaatataattgtttggcctgaacatatttatattaactCCGTATGTGTGTCTGTGCAATTTTGTCACCTCAGTATTAGTTTCAGATTGTATTCAATTTAATACATGAGCTGATGCTGCAGAATTAAACTGATCTGGTTCTCTAGGTAACAATTAGATAATGGATGCTTGAATTGCGTATATGTGAGCATAGTTTAGAATgatgaatttttatttcttttttaataaataaaatccaaatagTTTTAAAACAATTGAAGCAAAAAAACTAAAACGCAGTTGTCCCTACAATATATAGTCTGTTAGATGATAAATGGCTAATTGGTTTGGTTGTGGCACATGGCAGGCAAGGATGTGAGTAGTTTgttttaaactattatataaatacataaattaatctTTTACTTAGGAGTGTCAAAGTGGACCGACCTAACTCACCTGCCTCGATTTAAAAATGAGTCAGCTCAACTCGGTTCACTTTTTGTGTACTAGAAATTTTTTAACCTGGTTCAACCCACCATTGGTTGATGGGTTGACACACTTAaaggatatttttgtttttccaatttgttttatatattattaaaatacaatcaAAAGTGGATTGATTTGACACTTTTTTTATAACAGTAGAATCAAATTGTTAACCTATTTCAccaaacattattataaagataCTAGTTGAAAATTATAGTGTCAACATGcataatttgacaaaaaaataaactacacatccaaattatttaaatactattGAGCAACATTTTAgactttaaaaatatcaaattgttAACCTACATAATTAGAAGTAGTAAGTAGTTATGATAAAAAGCTtatgaaaaaattttaaaaaaataatacgaGATTGTTGTTGGTAGGTTACAGGTCAATTTACCTTCAACCTGACTCAAATTTGTTTAACTCACGGGTTAAGTGAGCCTGGTTCATTTTAATTCACATTTGaaaaagttgaatttttttcatcCTAACCCAGCTGGAACTCATCGTGAGTCGGGTTGACTCATGGGTTTGAACCCAATCTCTACTTTTACTATTTGTTTCTTGGCATGTTTAATGTtcttatgaaaattataaaatatgaaatggcCAGCACAAGTAACACATTCCTACATGAATTTGGAATTGGGAAGGGATCAGCCCTGGTGGCAGAGGTGGATCAGGTTTTAGGACTGGAAAGTAGTTTTGAAATCCAAAAAAGCTAGTGAAGGCTTTTTGGAAGCAAACCTGAAATCTGCTAGAATTCGTAATAGGATTTGTTCCAAGACAATCTTTTATTTggttatttgattttgaaagttttatttGTTAGAGACTATTAACATGTGGGTTTGTGATGGGCTCTGCGTCAAAGTTGTAAGTTTTTCAGGCTTATTCAGCGGTAAGTCCTAAGAAAGGGGACATGCAGGCTGAGGACTATAAGATGGATCATGGTTATATGATTAAGATTCCAAATTCAAATGCTGGTAGGCTGGATGAAATTAAACCAATTGATTCTGAAGTATCTAGGATGATTAGATATTGAAAACTATCAAAAGTTCGCATTTCTTGACATGTGGAATTAACAAGTAAGCAAGATGACATGAGCAAGATAACAACCATGTGTTTATGGAAAAATTAATCTGCAAGgtttcaattgaaaaatataacaaatttgaaGATTCAGTAAACACAAAAATTAATTGGGATTCAATTGAAAATACCCAAATTTGTAAggaacttaaaacttaatttaagtttaaaataattggttgtttttaaaatccaaaatgAAATGAATCAGTTAAATTACATCAGTCCTTGACTATTGCAATGAACCTCTATCTTTGTTAAATGAAAACCTTGGAAAAACCAGTAGACTTTCTGGTCAAAAGGGGATCAAAATTGGACCTTCTCCTTGACTTTTTGGAGGTTATATTTCTAGATCTCTCCTCCATTATGTAGCTCATCACATTCAACAGTGGGCTGTCAATTAATCCCTTTCTGTTTGCTTCTAATTATTAACCTAATCCACGGTCTTTTCACATCCACTTCATTCAAAAGATGGTAGTTGGATAAGATGATTTGAAGGGTGCTGCTGTAGATGATCAAACCAAAAATTTGATGTTGGATATTCATTTGAATCTGGTGCAAATCAATGAAATAAACTACTAATATATCAATTGGGTCTTTCTGTAAGGATATACACTTTTTACCCAGATCAGTTCTAGACCAGGAAAAGAGCCTCACAGCTCAGTCATACATTAAACTATGCAAATCATCAATTGCTCCATTTTCCATGAAACATACCATATTGTTACTAGATTATTGATTCATCATCAAGTTCCATATTCGATaataataagattatttttttcttagaaCTAGTATCATTTTATCGGTTTATACTTCTTAAATTTTGACCCATTTTATTAGATTCTTTTTCTGTATAGATTGGTCTTTATTTCTTGTTTAAGTCGATTGATGTGTGTGTTTCTGGTTCCAACCTTGTTCTTGGATCTAAAATATGTTGTATGTTTAGGTTAATGATGATATGATTGATTGGTGAAATTTCATTACTATAACATGAAGTGTCAACCCGATTTATCAGCTCTGTTCCTAGAGGAAACAAAAAGAGAACGAAAAAGCCTCACTAGGAGGAATCTCACTATCACAAGTTTATCCAAGCTCTGTTATAGCTTTTAAGCTTTTCTAATTGTTTTATGTGCACTTGTCTTCATTTCAGGTGTGGTCATGAGTTCTGCTATTCTTGTGGTGCGGAATACCGAGAAGGGCAACAAACATGCCAATGTGCATATTGGGATGAAAGTAACTCAGAAAACTCAGTGGCACACTCTCTTCAAGAATCAGAACAATGGGCATGGGAGACATTCAACTCTCTCTCCATGATCGTGGATGCATACTCAGACCAGGAAAGATCACAGCTTGCGCTGATTCAGAGGTTTCTGGCCGGCGGTTTCAGTCTCAGTGACCACAATCCTTACCAGTCTCCTCCTCGCTGTACAGATTCCTATGTAGACCCCATGAAGGATCTACATCAACTTCCATGGCTAGAGAGATTTGTGTCTGTGATAAGTGACAACTACTATGAAGATTACATTCAATGAAAACTGTGATAGATCATAGACTTTTCTACCTAATAAGCTCATCAACTTTCAATCTCAACTAAAGTTTTGAGAGGTTGCAGAAGGGGAAACTTGGGAGTGAAAACatctttgcttctttttttacTGGGAAGAATACAGTGTTAGtcaattaacttttattttgcTCACACCCTTTTCCTTCTTATTGAAAAGAATGTTAAACAAACTACTTGGTTGGGTTTTATAGTTAAACAAACTTTTTTTAGTCTTCTCACACGATAGTTGTCTATTTTAGTtctcatatatattatttttaaccattttCAATCTCTGTAACTTTGACAAAGATGGAATGatattaaaaaagatatacATGAAGATTAAAAAGAATTCAAATGATAGGTATACAAATTAAAAGGGATAAATGTTGTATAAAAAATGTTGCTGACTACAACTTAAGGACGAGTTATGTTTTAACAAACACAAAATGTCACCTATTTCACAATTAAAACTTGAAACACGCATGTGTTACACGAATTTAACATGTTCTTAAAACTTTCATTCACACCCACAATGTTTTTTACCAAATAAACTAGATGGAAAAAGGTCGGCAGCAATTTTCCTCGAATGCTAAAAAATTTGAATAGGACATGCACGGTTTTAGCCTATCCTACTTTTAAAGATTAAAGCTGGCACGTGATAAAATGGAGAAAATTTACTTGGAATATGGTTGCATTGAAAATGTGTGCATAAAAGCTAGTCAGACTCTTGATGAAAACATCAGTAATTAGAATtgaatcacaaagaaaaactcaatccaaaaaaattctttattagATAATAGTAAGGTGTTTTAGCTGTACATTACTCAACTTGTTCACTTTTAAAGGTGAAACTCATGCCAGAATCGCCATTAAAATCGAAATATGCAAAGTAGATGCAGATAAAGTATAGCAGCTGGATTACACAACCCTTATGTTTTAACACACAGTCAAACCACATcattaaaatgagaaaataaagacAGAGATGGATCATGGATGAGTGATGATTACAATCTCCAACAATGATGAAACTAGTAATGTTAATTTGACCTTGTTGCTAGTGTATCAAACATACAGCGAAGCCACCTTTGAATAAAATGAAACACTCTACAATTTGAGCAACCAGCAAAACATGCATGGTCACTGTAATAAAGCTTGAGATAAACCAGAATTTAGCTTCCAAACTAAATTATTTCATGTTCAtgaaatttcttttatcttatagTTTTACCATTAGATACACTACAATGATGTTAAATATTTGCAAACATAGTCATGTGAAACCCATTAACAATTTGTATAGTTGACCCGTTGAAGTGACCGGTTCAACGATTTAGTTATCATTGTGTTTGTATACTTGTAAATTTGTCAATTGAGCATTTATGATTATGTGGACTTATTTTTGACAAGCAAACATACGACACCAAATTACAcgttaaatgaaaaaaaaagtgcttGGAAAAATAGAATCTGCAAATTCTTCTGAAAATTTTGACTAATGATCACGCCTAATCCTCTCGACCAAACTTTGAGTACATTTTCATTCATAGTTTACAATTTTGACTTCGACTTCATGTGTCCCTTCTTTtaagtcattttttatttatgtatgtaaACTTCTTTTTATAAGTCGATTTTGTAaagttaaattagatttaaagttcattttttaacatAGTATCAGAGTTAGGTTAAAACCTATCCTAGtgatatttgttatttgttggatATGTTGCTTCATCCGCTATCAGTCAAATCATTCATTAATATCTAGTCTCacactcaatatatatatatatatatatatatatatatatatatatatatatatatatatatatatatatatatatatatatatatatatatatatatttcgacATGAGAAAATGTGTTAAAAATCTCGTATCGACTCTTGTGCTAACGAAGTTTGAGATCTAATTGCAACGGCATCTTATATGTAATATGAAAGATTGAAGGCATTAGTCTTAGCTAATCTGAAACATGTTGATGTTGCAGTTAGTTGTTATGGAGTGTAGTAtgtacatattaaaaaataaataaagtgagTGGTAAATATCTGAAAGAGAAACGTTGAAGAAAAGTCTTGAACAATTAAATCCACTAATGATTGTGACACAAGTGAGATGGTTCGATGTTAATTGAACAGTGTGACGcagaaattaaaaagataagataagCAAGTGCAACTTATGTGTTGGGTCTGCCATTTTTGTTCCAAATTGTGGGGGATGTATAAAAGGAATTATCTATCAACAATGGTTGTGCTGGAGTAAGAAGTCAAAGGATTTGAAATTAatggattaaaacaattttGGAAGAATTTGATAATGTTGACGTTGAAACCGCGTCCAACGTAGGAAACGTGGCAGAAACATGATAAGACCCAACCAACTAGTCCAATTTCAATCCTTCCTTTCCCATCACAACGTTGCTTCACTGTGCAAAATCTTCATTGCTCTCTCTATGGTCAACTTTTCAATCActcccttttcttctttttccattcatttttcACGTCATGTCACGTTTATTGCTCTCCATTTCCACTTTTTCTTTCGTTTTTGTTTCTTCATATCATCACTCTCATTTTTCTCCACGTTTCCACCTATGCAGCCGACACCTTCTCCTTCCCtcttttaattactatttttatctcaaaatttaactctaataaaaaaaagttaaacatcttagaaaaaaaatcaaagtaaaaaaaCTGAGCTTGTAATAATATAAGTATCTCGGCTTCACCTTTACGATGATTTAGTTTTCGTGTTTGAATTATGTGGTGCGGCACGGGATTCTGATAAGTGTGTCGGAGTTTCAAGAAGCACCACCAGAAGCCACGGCAAACTCCCCAAAATCCGCGATCTGCTGCTCTCTGATTATTTCAATATAAGTTGCCagatttttaattaagtaataatttagaaatctttaaattgttaatttatataaatacatttttaaagtGTTTCTTTTTATAGAAATACAGTTAATTGTATCACTGTTCCAATTGCTGTCTACATGCGGTGTACATCGATTTCGGCATGCCTCGTAATGCTAGGCTGAGCTACCAGGAAATATGTTCTTTTCAATAAAATGGTTTTTTTTCTCGACAACACATGCCTGAACCAGATTATGTTTTTGATACGCATACATTACTCAAAGTAaacacatatattatatatattatgcgTTTAACATACCCAATTAGTTTTTACacattcaaattttgaaattggcaaaattatcaaaaaagtTATAATCTTATATTGATTATactgttttgtttttctcttttgaaaatatactacaaataaaattttagcgatatttcaatttttgtttgcTTTATATATGAACTGTAATTAAGTTACGTAGTCATGAAATATTTCTCTTCTTATGTGCTCTGCTCATATTGTCATCATTTCATTAGTGACAGTTATAGTACTCTTGTTATCATAACAAAATCTGAAGTATATCTAATTCATAAATTCAGATTTTCTTAATATGTCTGGTTTTTCTTTCTGTTTGGATAAATATAAGTTTCAGGGAGTTTCAGAATAGAACTCAACATAATAGTGAGGAGtgattcatgaaaaaaaaagcatttatATTTATGATAGAAAATTCAAGTAGTCTAAATTTTATATGGAATAAAGTTgaacaaaaaaatcataaaaattgaaggtttacaaatttattgtctgtttatattatattgatgttttatattttcaataatcgTCAATTATAGATTGACATCAGAATCGAAAATTATAGAATCTGTATCGAAGTTTGAACAAACGTATCatagaataaaaatgaaaaaaattcgaAAATCCGATAATCTCCTCCGAATACTAGTTACATTAATCCTATATATTaagaatgaaatgaaaatttaagaaaaaattgaaaagaaaaagtagatgaaaatgaaagtataaatatttaatggTGGATAATCCTTGGTGATGATGATCATGGGGACACCAGATTTGTGCATTGTGAATGAAACTGAAAgggaaggaagaagagagagagagagagagagatggtGGGGCTGAAGTTGGTAATGGTGTGAGTGGGGACAGAGAATGCAGCAACAGCACTGTTGGTATTTGGATTTTGAAGGACAGTTTTATTTGATGAGTTTTGAGACACAGAAACCAACCCCACTGACCACACTTTCAAAACATTAACTCATGATAGCAGTAGTAACAGATGTAGCAGCAGCAACCAGATTATTATTGTCATCATCATCGTGTCGTGCCCCTTTCTCCTTAAAGCCAAAACAACCCATTCCCCAATGCACACACTCAATAATACTAATTTCTCTCTATCTCTTCATCATTTTTTGTCCTCTTCTCAAATCATTTTTCGGATTACCCCAACTTAACTTTCATAACCCTGACACAACCCTCTTACGTACCCTTTCTCCTaatctctatttttgttttttccccCTCTCACTGCTATTACATTttcataaaaacattttttcttttaattaaaaacagaaaaaaattcacattttgcttcttttcttaattctGTATGTATTTGGCGTTTCTCCTGGGTTTGGTGCTCGTTTCTAGATCGCATTCCAACTTCCAATGCTGAGTGGTCCTCAGATGTTGGTGTTTGGTTTGAGGTTGTTTTATGAGTATTCCCATTTACCCACTCTGTTTTGGATAACGAGTTGCTCTTCAATTCAATCACCCTCTGACCATGAATACCACTGCTGTACTACTCTCTTCTTTTATACATTTCTTTATGTTTTCCAGACATGTCATGTTACGGCAATTTTTCAACTTACCCCAAACACAAAAAACTCAATGCCTTCTGTCAAACTTCAACAACCATGTTATGGTGCTTGGTATCAAAAGTTACTttagttgttgttgttgttataaatgaataagcACAGTGGATTATCTAAGTATATATCATACATGAATCACATCATCCTTACTAAATGCTAATAACATACTGGGTAATAAATAGTCATCTTTTTCAACTTCTCTATACGTTGAAGAGGTGATGGgctttttcatataataattaaacttgTATGCAtggtaaaatgaaaaaagaaaaacatcattATCGTGAATTAGTCAGAAATCATTAATGCCTTTTAAGTAATTATTGGAAATGTTATAAAACTTATCCTAGGTGTTCATCATCTTTCCACGTGACATCCCATCCactatttttcttgttattgCAAAAAACTATCTGATTCGATGTTGacccataaaaaaatattagtgatGGATGGATTTTGTTAAATACATGATAAACTGGTAGGAATTTTCAGACCAAATCTTTAATGGATTATagatgaaataataaattaattttaatgcaTTAATTTTAATCCTAATAAAAGATGACAGAATTGGGTTTGTTTAGAAATAAAAGACGAGAAATTCAATCCCGGAATTGAATTAATTAGACTTATTTTGGAAATTGATTTTTATCAAAAAGCAcgaaaaattgtgaaaatataTAAGATTCGTTGTTGATTGATGAGTGGCATTTCTACTTTTAggcacaagaaaaaaaaaacatgttccAATTATAAGTACCTAATGCACCCGAACATCGAAaagttacttttaaaatatcataatcgTAACCAAAGTATTAATCCAATATAACATGTCAAAAATAACAATAGATATTAAACTCCTATATTTCTGAATTTAATCTCAAAATTCTATatgtacatttattttattaattatttataaaaatatataataagatataCTATCTGGTTCACATATTATATTTCTCGTTTAAACTTTTAGtattacaaaatcaaatatattcatCTTAAAATGTTACTGTTTAATAGTTGAATAATACATGCAAAATCATATTCTACCAAGTAGAGTTTTTTCTCAAAACTCatcctctttttttatttatcatactTATACCTATGTAAAACAAAACTCAatcctttttcttattaaattcGTGTATTTTGTTAACCCACCATATTCATTAGGAATATATTGAaatatagtatattttattCCAGGTTGGTATACATTTAATGCgatgttataattttaatttatttgatcaAATTATCGGTGAAGATAGaattacttaatattttatctttagatAAAACgacagttttattttttaaaacgtaCATTCAtgaaaaagtttattattaaaaaaaaattatttaatcaaatacTCAATTTAAACTGAATTTTCTTTTGTCTATAGGAGCATACTAGACTCTACTATAATCTCCCAAGAAAACACACAGTGAAATATGTGGAAAGGCTATGAGGAAGAATAGGTGTATTGTTTGCTGTAAAGTGATTGTAACTTTTGATTGGGCATGGAAAATTCACTGCGGTTGTTGTCTTTTTGTGGGTATATGTAAAACATGGCTAGGGCATCATAGAGAAAGTGTGATAGATGTCCCTGAACTGGTGTGGTGTTATGGAGTGAAGGTGGTTGTGAAGAGAAAGGAAAGTTGGCAGAATTTGTGTTGAGTGATTCTGATGTGTCAGATTCTACTTGGCAAACACATGCTGGCGTTAATGCCCAacaacacatgcacacacagaGATATGTGTTGGACACTCCTAGTATACtgttttttcatcttcttcttttcttatctcAATATTGAAGTGATCGGAAAAAAGCATGGTTAGGAAAAGCGTGTGTTATACTCTTTTGCACAGGGTGGATTTTATTCGAAAAAGCATAAAGATGGTGGTGGagttgagaaaatgaaaaaagaaaaagggaaaaagaaaagaaaagaaagaaagaataaaaaggtAATTGAATAGGAAAGGAGAAAAAGGAAGGGATATATGTGAAGATTTGAATGATTGGATCCAAAATAGAGAAGAGAAGTACAAGTAAAATTATAGTTTCCCTTTCTTTTGTGTGATAGAGAAGTGAGAAGACAAGAATTTGAGAATTGGGAAAAGATAGAAATAAAGTTAGGAGAGACTGAAAAGGATGGCTGTATTTATCAATATTAAGCAaccactttaataataataccaATCA
Protein-coding sequences here:
- the LOC108343247 gene encoding E3 ubiquitin-protein ligase RSL1; the protein is MGDQGVLGVNVGREEEEDEFCSCCGDEDEEAWKETEEAVVGGLKDELDEFSVKMFFKGLSMAGVENPSSGFSGIGVVMERSPGLPTIRVQKKLDFYAEESVVDSLALLDGLLEAVRKKIRRVYAFTDSELLHDQITFGKKMDMPLLMALRERILELANNFEDFVLKLIPSTDLEQPLHLAKVAIGLVTFPISGERLLKNCSICCDDKPVLIMITLKCSHTFCSHCLRAYADGKVQSSQVPIKCPQPGCKYCISATECRSFLPFTSFESLEKAVSQANIDNSDRIYCPFPNCSVLLDSHECLSARTSSSSQSDNSCIECPVCKRFICVDCKVPWHSSMNCVEFQNLPEDERDASDISLHRLAQNKRWKRCQQCRTVIELTQGCYHMTCWCGHEFCYSCGAEYREGQQTCQCAYWDESNSENSVAHSLQESEQWAWETFNSLSMIVDAYSDQERSQLALIQRFLAGGFSLSDHNPYQSPPRCTDSYVDPMKDLHQLPWLERFVSVISDNYYEDYIQ